A stretch of the Capsicum annuum cultivar UCD-10X-F1 chromosome 8, UCD10Xv1.1, whole genome shotgun sequence genome encodes the following:
- the LOC124886632 gene encoding uncharacterized protein LOC124886632: MTFSAFQKFIHDDVGKITVSEINNLISQNNYLSLYVKVLGEHISSLDTKLDELIVLVTQLSAKINSADIPSTSKQPVDEGFILSKPCIQRPIEIDGFTQDSPIDQLEKLLDKKFSHLHIQPLNISNEFVHNLESNFADDLDSSDNPSKVLSTELYKLKGIFKRQPGKKYADIPRMSTAYYPRPTPQDVLIEERDWNQTNTSYSGDAIYEWNIDGLSDRQISILIHRMSMYATIALATKSTGSSTTQNDQTICKMIVAGFTGQLRGWWDNFLDDTKREAIFNATNDQPGKDNLGRALPAGRSDAVYTLMLTIIEHFGGRFTNQYENIRTLLNGLKCRHLGEFRWYKDTFLSRVIDLPESKYEHWKAKFIDGLPPLFAARVRKTLRGSYGEIPYSEKTYGQLIVACTQEGLALCNELKLARQVKLDKLREKSQLGDFCEQFGMEKPLVQKSRKYSKSKAYYKSKHSRHRSKEEREARKSFRKSTRFAKNHSKRDLAKIKCYKCNQYGHIAPNCKLQKLKSLRLSEEVHDQVYNLLYTSDSESDSTSENDFELPNSGSEQNQNNRCNDCDNDLCNCDEMMYKLQAQFEDLDLDVKTLTAENILELLKEVSDEKLREKILNLATQTTSASSSTSRDNTFENQPMSYSLAEVNRRLAISKTPGRDTTFDDLKLEVEKLKKEIISLQQNQMVTDHRLSKLEETTKFSTSSSKGKEKDFEVSKNSEDTLHLENYNTENSKNDSFLGMMQIVSSHKWYINCTILINKNFFITNVAMIDSGADVSCIQEGLIPTKYFEKTTHVIRSASGHSLDINYKLPNTHICQDKVCIPHFFFLVKNQIYPPIILGTPFINAIYPYKHIDARGFTATYKNQPISYPFITHPVTRDINALINIKQNQLNFLQLEIMSINISDTMKSVKIKEKIKTISSQLMLDICADHPNAFWNRKKHIVSLPYEENFSEDKIPTKSRPCQMNTNLVEFCKTEIDSLLQKGLIKPSKSPWSCTAFYVNNAAEKERGIPRLVINYKPLNKVLKWIRYPIPNKRDLLMADPLWQIARGRGRGRNQNPAYLHHGGRTNPSYPRSTRNSAYSTTSSNFPVLQHGNRTLVNARISQEASSSQTPNINLDDIPETHPLFQQIKSYLSDQKKAADSFASVITENEDKPSYEKLEARELIIYLENQHIPSQENSEEAWRILKNYLTANVYMAGESYKTRTYYEQILINTASATFEHSPLGESTPGVHGYSKIVIKKLIPIEEWGISSMTQRSLPMGPQGQTIANFTYWDYIKAFTSVLYYNNYKHKHTWFIKICPKVFEKPIPNWFIRWWTNHGPSVKILPTEYTSLYNSWKKSSPFLTELYLSDHICKLDTINQMYFYIEFSIPWIHRWSIEIGYDSQQIPAIYRTFYCNFWDKLLRIDPDTKLPYGHDQKKEIKEKISAYERTPKKSILIEDKSLNYVSRRISAHDGNKLQLIEEYLAEVRDKLLHTVEQTSDTSMNSTERNTDDITDSQPPETLNADEVLANAEEFLRWGHKK, translated from the exons ATGACTTTTTCAgcctttcaaaaatttattcatgaCGATGTCGGAAAAATTACTGtctctgaaataaataaccttatatctcaaaataattatttaagtcttTATGTTAAAGTTCTCGGTGAACATATTTCCTCTCTGGATACCAAACTCGATGAACTTATTGTTCTGGTAACCCAGCTTAGTGCAAAAATTAATTCCGCTGAtattccttctacttccaaaCAACCTGTTGATGAAGGTTTTATTCTTTCAAAACCCTGTATTCAACGACCTATTGAAATCGATGGTTTCACACAAGACTCTCCAATCGATCAATTAGAAAAACTCCTAGATAAAAAATTCTCGCACTTACATATTCAACCACTGAATATTTCAAATGAGTTTGTTCACAATCTTGAATCCAACTTTGCGGATGATCTTGATTCTTCTGACAATCCAAGTAAGGTTCTCTCGACTGAACTTTACAAACTCAAAGGTATTTTTAAACGACAGCCAGGGAAAAAATACGCggatattccccgtatgtctactgccTATTATCCACGTCCTACTCcccaagatgttctgatagaggaacgGGATTGGAATCAAACAAATACGTCTTATAGCGGTGACGCTatatatgaatggaatattgacggattatcCGACCGACAAATCTCTATCCTTATTCATCGTATGTCTATGTATGCTACAATCGCGTTAGCCACTAAATCCACTGGTTCTAGCACCACTCAAAATGaccaaacaatttgtaaaatgattgttgcgggtTTCACTGGTCAACTCCGAGGTTGGTGGGATAATTTTCTAGATGATACAAAACGCGAAGCTATCTTTAATGCTACAAATGATCAACCGGGGAAAGATAATCTTGGTCGTGCTCTCCCGGCAGGTAGATCAGATGCAGTCTATACACTCATGCTAactattattgaacattttggcgGACGATTTACCAATCAATACGAAAATATTCGAACCCTTCTCAATGGTTTAAAATGCCGCCATCTAGGCGAATTTCGTTGGTATAAAGACACATTTCTTAGTCGAGTCATAGACTTACCCGAGAGTAAGTATGaacattggaaagctaaattcattgacgGTCTTCCCCCCCTATTTGCTGCACGTGTTCGTAAAActcttagaggatcttatggcgAAATTCCTTATTctgaaaaaacttatggtcaacTAATTGTAGCTTGTACACAAGAAGGCTTAGCCCTCTGTAATGAGCTTAAATTAGCTAGACAAGTCAAGCTTGATAAGCTCAGAGAGAAATCTCAATTGGGCGACTTCTGTGAACAATTCGGCATGGAAAAACCCTTGGTTCAAAAATCCCGAAAATATTCAAAATCCAAAGCTTACTATAAATCCAAACACTCTAGGCATCGGAGTAAGGAAGAGCGCGAAGCTCGAAAGTCCTTCCGAAAGTCTACTAGATTTGCTAAAAATCATTCGAAGCGTGATTTAGCAAAAATCAAATGCTATAAGTGTAATCAATATGGTCATATTGCTCCCAATTGCAAATTGCAAAAACTTAAGTCATTAagactttctgaagaagttcatgaccaagtctataatttattatatacctctgactctgaatctgattctacttctgaaaatgattttgaattacctaattcagGTAGTGAGCAAAATCAGAATAATAGATGTAATGACTGTGATAATGATTTGtgcaattgtgatgaaatgatgtataaacttcaagcgcaaTTCGAAGACCTAGATCTTGATGTTAAAACTCTCACCGCTGAAAATATTCTTGAATTACTTAAAGAAGTTTCGGATGAAAAACTTCGTGAGAAAATCCTTAATCTTGCTACCCAAACAACTTCTGCTTCTTCTAGTACATCTAGAGATAACACTTTCGAAAATCAACCTATGTCTTATTCTTTAGCTGAAGTAAATCGGCGGCTTGCTATAAGTAAAACTCCTGGTAGAGACACCACTTTTGACGATTTGAAACTCGaagttgaaaaactcaaaaaggaaATTATTTCGCTACAACAAAATCAGATGGTTACTGATCATCGACTTTCAAAACTCGAAGAAACAACGAAATTTTCAACTTcttcttcaaaaggaaaagaaaaagattttgaagtCTCAAAAAATTCTGAGGATACTCTTCACCTTGAAAATTACAATACCGAAAATTCGAAAAATGATTCTTTTCTAGGGATGATGCAAATTGTCTCTTCCCATAAGTGGTATATTAATTGTaccatattaattaataaaaacttCTTTATTACTAAcgttgctatgattgatagtggagcGGACGTTAGTTGCATACAAGAAGGTCTGATTCCTacaaaatactttgaaaaaactACTCATGTTATTAGATCTGCATCCGGAcattctcttgatattaattataaattgcCTAACACGCATATTTGTCAAGACAAGGTATGTATtcctcatttcttcttcttggtcaaaaatcaaatttatcCGCCTATTATTTTAGGTACTCCTTTCATAAATGCCATTTATCCCTATAAGCATATTGATGCCAGAGGTTTTACGGCCACATATAAAAATCAGCCAATCTCATACCCTTTTATCACTCATCCAGTCACTAGGGACATAAACGCTCTTATTAATATAAAGCAAAATCAgcttaatttcttacaattagaGATAATGAGCATTAATATTTCCGACACCATGAAATCggttaaaataaaagaaaaaataaaaactatttcttCCCAATTAATGCTTGATATCTGTGCTGATCATCCAAACGCTTTCTGGAATCGAAAGaaacatattgtttctcttccctaTGAGGAAAACTTCAGTGAAGACAAGATTCctacaaaatctcgaccctgtcaaatgaatacaaaCTTGGTCGAATTTTGCAAAACAGAGATAGATAGTCTCCTTCAAAAGGGACTTATTAAACCCTCTaaatctccttggtcttgtactgctttctatgttaataatgctgctgaaaaagaacgagGTATTCCTCGGTTAGTTATCaattataaacctctgaataaagttttaaaatggattcgttATCCCATTCCCAATAAAAGGGATTTACT TATGGCTGATCCCCTTTGGCAAATAGCCAGAGGAAGAGGTCGAGGTAGAAATCAAAATCCTGCATATTTGCACCATGGAGGACGAACGAATCCTTCTTATCCACGAAGTACCAGAAACtctgcttatagcacaacaagtTCTAATTTCCCTGTACTCCAACATGGGAATCGAACTCTGGTTAATGCCCGAATCTCTCAGGAGGCATCGTCCTCACAAACTCCGAATATTAATCTTGATGATATTCCTGAAACTCATCCTTTATTCCAGCAGATTAAGTCCTATTTATCTGATCAAAAAAAGGCTGCAGATTCCTTTGCATCAGTCATTACTGAAAATGAAGATAAACCTTCATATGAGAAACTCGAAGCAAGGGAACTCATTATTTATCTGGAAAATCAGCATATCCCCTCACAAGAAAACTCCGAAGAAGCATGGAgaatcttaaaaaattatttaaccgCTAATGTTTATATGGCAGGAGAATCCTACAAAACACGGACTTATTATGAGCAAATTTTAATTAACACCGCCAGTGCAACTTTTGAGCACAGCCCTCTTGGTGAATCCACCCCTGGAGTACATGGCTACTCCAAAATAGTCATCAAAAAGCTCATccctattgaagaatggggaatTTCCTCTATGACGCAACGAAGTCTTCCCATGGGTCCGCAAGGACAAACTATTGCCAACTTTACCTACTGGGATTACATTAAAGCTTTTACCTCTGTGTTATACTACAATAATTACAAACATAaacacacttggttcatcaaaatCTGTCCTAAAGTCTTTGAGAAACCTATTCCAAATTGGTTTATTCGTTGGTGGACAAATCACGGCCCATCGGTAAAAATTTTGCCAACCGAATATACTTCCTTATATAACTCATGGAAAAAATCCTCTCCATTTCTGACCGAATTATATCTCTCTGACCATATCTGCAAATTAGACACTATCAATCAAATGTACTTTTATATCGAATTCTCTATTCCCTGGATACATCGTTGGTCGATTGAAATTGGTTACGATTCACAACAAATCCCAGCTATTTATCGgactttttattgtaatttctgggATAAACTGCTCAGAATAGACCCCGACACCAAACTTCCCTATGGACATGACCAAAAGaaagaaatcaaggaaaaaatCTCCGCATATGAAAGAACAcccaaaaaatctattttaattgaAGATAAATCACTCAATTATGTCTCTAGGAGAATCTCTGCTCATGATGGAAATAAGCTCCAACTCATTGAAGAATATCTGGCCGAAGTCCGGGACAAATTACTTCATACAGTCGAACAGACTTCAGACACATCTATGAATAGCACGGAGCGAAACACTGATGATATCACGGATTCCCAGCCACCAGAAACCCTGAATGCAGACGAAGTATTAGCCAACGCAGAAGAATTTCTACGATggggccacaaaaaataa